One Streptococcus sp. DTU_2020_1001019_1_SI_AUS_MUR_006 DNA window includes the following coding sequences:
- the fni gene encoding type 2 isopentenyl-diphosphate Delta-isomerase, translated as MTKNRKDEHIRYALEQKSTYNSFDEVELIHSSLPLYDIDEIDLSTEFAGRKWDYPFYINAMTGGSDKGREINQKLAQVAEACGILFVTGSYSAALKDPSDDSFSVKTSYPDLLLGTNIGLDKPVELGLQTVKEMNPLLLQVHVNVMQELLMPEGERQFRLWQSNLADYAEQISVPLVLKEVGFGMDVKTIAKAYEIGIRTVDLSGRGGTSFAYIENRRSGQRDYLNDWGQSTMQTLLNAQDWKDKMELLVSGGVRNPLDIIKCLVFGAKAVGLSRTMLELVENYPVDVVISIVEGWKEELRLIMCALNCARIKDLQQVDYLLYGKLKEAKDQL; from the coding sequence ATGACGAAAAATCGGAAGGATGAACACATCCGCTATGCCCTTGAACAAAAAAGTACTTATAATAGTTTTGATGAAGTTGAACTGATTCATTCTTCACTACCCTTATATGACATAGATGAGATTGATCTTTCGACAGAATTTGCAGGGCGCAAATGGGACTATCCTTTTTATATAAATGCCATGACAGGTGGTAGTGACAAGGGCAGAGAAATCAATCAAAAGTTGGCTCAGGTGGCTGAGGCCTGTGGAATTTTATTTGTGACGGGTTCTTACAGTGCGGCACTTAAGGATCCATCGGATGACTCTTTTTCAGTCAAAACTAGTTACCCTGACCTCCTTCTTGGAACCAACATTGGCTTAGACAAACCAGTTGAATTGGGTCTACAAACAGTAAAAGAGATGAATCCCCTTCTCTTGCAAGTTCATGTTAATGTCATGCAGGAACTACTCATGCCAGAAGGTGAACGTCAATTTAGATTGTGGCAAAGCAATCTGGCAGACTATGCTGAGCAAATTTCCGTGCCACTTGTTTTAAAAGAAGTCGGCTTTGGCATGGATGTGAAAACCATTGCTAAGGCTTATGAGATTGGAATACGAACCGTTGATTTGTCTGGGCGTGGGGGAACCAGCTTTGCCTATATCGAAAACCGTCGCAGTGGTCAACGGGACTACCTCAATGATTGGGGGCAATCGACCATGCAAACCCTTCTAAATGCCCAAGACTGGAAAGATAAGATGGAGCTTCTGGTAAGCGGAGGTGTTCGCAATCCACTAGACATCATCAAATGCTTGGTCTTTGGAGCCAAGGCGGTTGGACTCTCACGCACCATGTTAGAGTTAGTTGAAAACTACCCAGTGGATGTCGTTATTTCTATTGTTGAAGGCTGGAAGGAAGAACTACGTCTGATTATGTGTGCCCTTAATTGTGCAAGGATTAAGGATTTGCAGCAGGTCGACTATCTCCTGTATGGAAAATTAAAAGAAGCAAAAGATCAACTATAA
- the liaF gene encoding cell wall-active antibiotics response protein LiaF, producing MRKFQIFLFIEACLLTGALIMMVSEHFSRFLLILLLFLLLIRYYTGRQGNNLILVAVSILFFFIIMLNPFVIMAIFVALIYSLFLLYPMMNQEREDTNLFFEEVVTVKREKNRWFGNLHHFSSYQTCSFDDINLFRLMGKDTIHLEHVILSNHDNVIILRKLVGTTRIIVPVDVEVSLSVNSLYGDLTFFDQPKRALRNEQFHQETRDYLKSPKSVKILLTTMVGDVEVVRG from the coding sequence ATGCGAAAATTTCAAATTTTTCTATTTATTGAAGCTTGTTTATTAACAGGAGCTCTGATTATGATGGTATCAGAGCATTTTTCCCGTTTTCTGCTGATATTGCTCTTGTTTTTACTGCTGATTCGATACTATACTGGTAGACAGGGTAATAACCTCATATTAGTGGCAGTGAGCATCCTATTTTTCTTTATCATCATGCTCAATCCCTTTGTCATTATGGCTATCTTTGTGGCCTTGATATACAGCCTGTTCCTGCTTTATCCTATGATGAACCAGGAAAGAGAAGACACCAATCTGTTTTTTGAAGAAGTTGTGACGGTAAAGAGAGAGAAAAATCGCTGGTTTGGGAATCTCCACCACTTTTCAAGCTACCAGACTTGTAGTTTTGATGATATCAATCTTTTTCGTCTTATGGGGAAGGATACCATTCATCTAGAGCACGTGATTTTGAGCAATCATGATAATGTCATCATCTTGAGAAAACTAGTCGGTACGACTAGAATTATTGTACCAGTAGATGTAGAAGTCAGTCTCAGTGTTAATTCTCTGTACGGAGATTTAACCTTTTTTGACCAGCCTAAACGTGCTCTACGCAATGAGCAATTCCATCAAGAAACCAGGGATTATCTCAAAAGTCCAAAGAGTGTTAAGATTCTTTTGACAACTATGGTTGGAGATGTTGAGGTGGTGAGAGGATGA